One region of Glycine max cultivar Williams 82 chromosome 9, Glycine_max_v4.0, whole genome shotgun sequence genomic DNA includes:
- the LOC100777708 gene encoding miraculin codes for MKMTLVTLVLIVALSTKALLGAAGPAPEQVLDTSGKIVRARSSYYIVPASPDLGGLDMATTGADCPLDVVVVDGYQGQPLIFTPVNFNKGVIRVSTDLNIYFPVATSCPQTTVWKLKDYDYSTSQRFVTTGGDFGNPGSQTVANWFKIEKYEDAYKLVYCPSVCNDCSYPCGDIGIYQDEYGKRLALSSEPYKVKFQRA; via the coding sequence ATGAAGATGACATTGGTAACATTGGTCCTTATAGTTGCCTTGAGCACAAAGGCACTTCTTGGTGCAGCTGGTCCTGCACCTGAGCAAGTGCTGGACACATCAGGGAAGATAGTTCGAGCTCGTTCGAGTTACTACATCGTTCCGGCTTCCCCCGATTTAGGTGGCCTTGATATGGCAACCACAGGTGCAGATTGCCCTCTTGATGTTGTAGTTGTTGATGGTTACCAAGGCCAGCCTTTGATCTTTACACCTGTTAATTTTAACAAAGGTGTCATTCGTGTTTCCACTGATCTCAACATCTATTTCCCCGTTGCCACAAGTTGTCCACAGACCACAGTGTGGAAGCTTAAGGACTATGATTATTCAACATCACAGAGGTTTGTGACTACTGGTGGTGATTTCGGCAACCCCGGTTCGCAAACCGTGGCGAATTGGTTCAAGATTGAGAAGTATGAGGATGCTTACAAGTTGGTCTACTGTCCAAGTGTGTGCAACGATTGCAGTTATCCATGCGGTGATATTGGAATATACCAGGATGAATATGGCAAGCGTCTTGCTCTAAGTTCTGAACCATACAAAGTGAAGTTCCAGCGGGCTTAA